Proteins from a genomic interval of Piscinibacter sp. HJYY11:
- a CDS encoding carboxylesterase/lipase family protein produces the protein MNNKSFWSSSLARTLAGVTLAAGLAACGGGSDDIEANTANGVVRGSVSGNTLSFKGIPYAAPPVGARRWAAPAAVTNWSGVRDATSFGPHCAQPGTAFGAASTSEDCLYLNVYAPKTPGNYPVMVWIHGGAFYLGLSNGYNPERLVAQGNVVVTINYRLGALGFMAHPALSAEPGASNASGNYGLMDQQAALRWVRDNIANFGGNRNNVTIFGESAGGFSVHAHLASPGSTGLFHKAIIQSGAYAFSAAAQSSLATSEAVGTAVGNATGCPAPTTATCLRNIPVATLLTAQATAWPSGPIPTVDGAVLPGSVFSRISAGTYNRVPLIQGATRDEWRLFVALDEVSAATPAKPYLGAAINAGNYQAAIAGTFPYLAAAPFPAGFVNTLATTAYNPALYGNNHSVALGALGTDLLFACNSRLSAKLQEANASVYVYEFADDTVPPFIPGRSFPLGAAHTTELNYIFDTGSFTRTAAQDAVAASLVSAWSRFAATGNPNAAATPTAWPAFGATDQIQQFNAVGTTLLTDAAFSASHRCTTVWTPGI, from the coding sequence TTGAACAACAAATCCTTCTGGTCCAGCTCGCTGGCCCGCACCCTGGCCGGCGTCACGCTGGCCGCCGGCCTGGCCGCCTGCGGCGGCGGGTCCGACGACATCGAAGCCAACACCGCCAACGGCGTGGTCCGCGGCTCGGTGAGCGGCAACACACTCAGCTTCAAAGGCATTCCCTATGCCGCACCGCCGGTGGGCGCGCGCCGCTGGGCCGCGCCGGCCGCCGTGACGAACTGGAGCGGCGTGCGCGACGCCACCAGCTTCGGCCCGCATTGCGCGCAGCCCGGCACGGCCTTTGGCGCCGCCTCGACCAGCGAAGACTGCCTCTACCTCAACGTCTACGCCCCCAAGACGCCCGGCAACTACCCGGTGATGGTGTGGATCCACGGCGGCGCGTTCTACCTGGGCCTGTCAAACGGCTACAACCCCGAGCGCCTCGTGGCGCAGGGCAACGTGGTCGTCACGATCAACTACCGGCTGGGCGCGCTGGGCTTCATGGCCCACCCGGCCTTGTCGGCCGAGCCCGGTGCTTCCAACGCCTCCGGCAACTACGGCCTGATGGACCAGCAGGCGGCCCTGCGCTGGGTGCGCGACAACATCGCCAACTTCGGCGGCAACCGCAACAACGTGACCATCTTCGGCGAGTCCGCAGGCGGCTTCAGCGTGCATGCCCACCTGGCTTCGCCCGGCTCGACCGGCCTCTTCCACAAGGCCATCATCCAGAGCGGCGCCTACGCGTTCAGCGCGGCGGCCCAGTCGTCGCTTGCGACCTCGGAAGCCGTCGGCACCGCCGTCGGCAATGCGACGGGTTGCCCGGCGCCGACCACGGCGACCTGCCTGCGCAACATTCCGGTGGCCACGCTCCTGACCGCGCAGGCGACCGCCTGGCCGTCCGGCCCCATCCCGACGGTGGATGGCGCGGTGCTGCCCGGCTCCGTGTTCTCGCGCATCTCGGCCGGCACCTACAACCGCGTGCCGCTGATCCAGGGTGCCACGCGCGATGAGTGGCGCCTCTTCGTCGCCCTCGACGAAGTGTCGGCGGCCACCCCCGCCAAGCCCTACCTCGGGGCCGCAATCAACGCCGGCAACTACCAGGCGGCGATCGCCGGCACCTTCCCGTACCTGGCGGCGGCGCCCTTCCCGGCGGGCTTCGTCAACACGCTGGCCACCACGGCGTACAACCCCGCGCTCTACGGCAACAACCACAGCGTGGCCCTCGGCGCGCTCGGCACCGACCTGCTGTTCGCCTGCAACTCGCGCCTCTCGGCCAAGCTGCAGGAGGCCAACGCCAGCGTGTACGTCTACGAGTTCGCCGACGACACCGTGCCGCCGTTCATCCCTGGCCGCAGCTTCCCGCTGGGCGCCGCCCACACGACCGAGCTGAACTACATCTTCGACACCGGCAGCTTCACCCGCACTGCCGCGCAAGACGCGGTCGCCGCCAGCCTGGTCTCGGCCTGGTCACGCTTCGCAGCCACTGGCAACCCGAACGCCGCCGCCACGCCGACTGCCTGGCCGGCCTTCGGGGCCACCGATCAGATCCAGCAGTTCAACGCGGTCGGCACCACGCTGCTGACGGACGCGGCCTTCAGCGCCTCGCACCGCTGCACGACGGTGTGGACCCCCGGCATCTGA
- a CDS encoding long-chain fatty acid--CoA ligase, translating to MPEAASRPHERIWPRRLPRELVVPATSLWFNLFVTSQRFPDKAATIFFGKPMSYGQLRDDADHLAGWLQSVGVKAGDRVLLYMQNCPQFLVAFFGILRANAVVVPVNPMNKADELGHYITDPEAKVAICGADLAAIVETANAALPADKRLSQVLVTRYADAMLAPGAIDPADAPAAPVEAWLRSEPVLPAAGQGSASYLMWNDMLAQKREPGPHTAKPDDLAVLPYTSGTTGNPKGCMHTHRTVMHNSCGIQWAHGGPEAVALGVVPMFHITGMVGMSAGVFAGSTVVMVPRWDRELVGRLISRYKITHWTCIPTMVIDLFGSPNYKSFDLSSLKFMNGGGASMPAAIADRLEKEFGIVFAEGYGLTETSAATHGNPPERAKPQCLGIPIFGVDSRVVDPTTLQELPPGEIGEIISCGPQVFKGYWRQPDATAAVFVEFEGKQFFRTGDLGRMDEEGYFFITDRLKRMINASGFKVWPAEVEMLLYKHPSVQEACIISAKDAYRGETVKAVVVLRTEAKGKTTEEDIMAWSRDHMAAYKVPKIVQFVDSLPKSGSGKVMWRLLQDQEPK from the coding sequence GTGCCCGAAGCAGCATCCCGCCCCCACGAACGCATCTGGCCGCGCCGCCTGCCGCGTGAGCTCGTCGTGCCGGCCACCTCGCTGTGGTTCAACCTCTTCGTGACCTCGCAGCGCTTCCCCGACAAGGCCGCGACCATCTTCTTCGGCAAGCCGATGAGCTACGGCCAGCTGCGCGACGACGCCGACCACCTGGCCGGCTGGCTGCAGAGCGTGGGCGTGAAGGCCGGCGACCGTGTGCTGCTTTACATGCAGAACTGCCCGCAGTTCCTGGTGGCCTTCTTCGGCATCCTGCGCGCCAATGCGGTGGTGGTGCCGGTGAACCCGATGAACAAGGCCGACGAACTCGGCCACTACATCACCGACCCCGAAGCCAAGGTCGCGATCTGCGGTGCCGACCTTGCGGCGATCGTCGAGACGGCCAATGCCGCGTTGCCGGCCGACAAGCGCCTGTCGCAGGTGCTGGTGACGCGCTACGCCGACGCGATGTTGGCGCCGGGCGCGATTGACCCGGCCGATGCGCCCGCAGCGCCGGTCGAGGCCTGGCTGCGCAGCGAGCCGGTGCTGCCGGCGGCAGGCCAGGGCAGCGCCAGCTACCTGATGTGGAACGACATGCTCGCGCAAAAGCGGGAGCCCGGGCCGCACACCGCCAAGCCCGATGACCTGGCCGTGCTGCCCTACACCTCGGGCACCACCGGCAACCCCAAGGGCTGCATGCACACGCACCGCACCGTGATGCACAACAGCTGTGGCATCCAGTGGGCCCACGGCGGGCCCGAGGCCGTGGCGCTCGGCGTCGTGCCGATGTTCCACATCACCGGCATGGTGGGCATGTCGGCCGGTGTGTTCGCCGGGTCGACGGTGGTGATGGTGCCGCGCTGGGACCGCGAGCTCGTCGGCCGCCTGATCTCGCGCTACAAGATCACGCACTGGACCTGCATCCCGACGATGGTGATCGACCTCTTCGGCAGCCCCAATTACAAGAGCTTCGACCTGTCCAGCCTGAAGTTCATGAACGGCGGCGGGGCCTCGATGCCCGCCGCGATCGCCGATCGCCTGGAGAAGGAATTCGGCATCGTCTTCGCCGAAGGCTACGGCCTGACCGAAACCTCGGCCGCGACGCATGGCAACCCGCCCGAACGCGCGAAGCCGCAGTGCCTGGGCATCCCGATCTTCGGCGTCGACTCGCGCGTGGTCGACCCGACCACGCTGCAGGAGCTGCCGCCCGGCGAGATCGGCGAGATCATCAGCTGCGGCCCGCAGGTGTTCAAAGGCTACTGGCGCCAGCCGGATGCGACGGCCGCGGTGTTCGTCGAGTTCGAGGGCAAGCAGTTCTTCCGCACCGGCGACCTGGGGCGCATGGACGAGGAGGGCTACTTCTTCATCACCGACCGCCTGAAGCGCATGATCAATGCGAGCGGCTTCAAGGTCTGGCCGGCGGAGGTGGAGATGCTGCTGTACAAGCACCCGTCGGTGCAGGAGGCCTGCATCATCTCGGCGAAAGACGCCTACCGCGGCGAAACGGTGAAGGCCGTGGTGGTGCTGCGCACCGAGGCCAAGGGCAAGACCACGGAAGAAGACATCATGGCCTGGTCGCGCGACCACATGGCGGCCTACAAGGTGCCGAAGATCGTGCAGTTCGTCGACAGCCTGCCGAAGTCGGGCTCGGGCAAGGTCATGTGGCGCCTGCTGCAGGACCAAGAGCCGAAATGA
- a CDS encoding LysR substrate-binding domain-containing protein produces the protein MSKGFDYLVRRLRLRHLELLVVLAETGTMRGAAARLHLSQPAISKMLVEAEEALGAPLFERSRQGVHCTPVGTAAVHRARVVLGELSHAHQEAEAMRNGASAVLRVGTFSVTAAVPAAVVALRRRMPRASVRLHEGRVSELIQRLLDGELDCVFGALTTELLTSDLLRHLQSEALVEDRLCVIADAANPMARRRRLRWVDLHGADWVAPPRQTLVRQAFMTAFLNEGVDPPEPVIEAQSSVTVGAVLRLDPGLLGAVRFEHARDEVARGGVVLMPVAPAVPLPPLGLFTRRGAVEQIPVVQEFARALREVREGRAGGRGKRRA, from the coding sequence ATGAGCAAGGGCTTCGACTACCTGGTGCGGCGGCTTCGCCTGCGGCACCTGGAACTGCTGGTGGTGCTGGCCGAGACCGGCACCATGCGGGGCGCGGCGGCCCGCCTGCACCTGAGCCAGCCGGCGATCAGCAAGATGCTGGTCGAGGCCGAAGAGGCGCTGGGGGCGCCGCTCTTCGAGCGCAGCCGCCAGGGCGTGCACTGCACCCCCGTCGGCACGGCCGCCGTGCACCGCGCGCGGGTGGTGCTGGGCGAGCTCTCGCACGCACACCAAGAAGCCGAGGCGATGCGCAACGGGGCGAGCGCCGTGCTGCGCGTGGGCACCTTCTCGGTCACGGCGGCCGTGCCTGCGGCGGTGGTGGCCCTGCGCCGGCGCATGCCCCGGGCCTCGGTGCGGCTGCACGAAGGGCGGGTGAGCGAACTCATCCAGCGCCTGCTCGACGGCGAGCTCGACTGCGTGTTCGGTGCCCTCACCACCGAGCTGCTCACGAGCGACCTGCTGCGCCACCTGCAGTCGGAAGCGCTGGTGGAAGACCGGCTCTGCGTCATCGCCGACGCGGCCAACCCGATGGCGCGGCGGCGCCGGCTGCGCTGGGTCGACCTGCATGGGGCCGACTGGGTGGCGCCGCCGCGGCAGACGCTGGTGCGGCAGGCCTTCATGACCGCCTTTCTCAACGAGGGCGTCGACCCGCCCGAGCCGGTCATCGAGGCCCAGTCGTCGGTGACGGTCGGCGCAGTGCTGCGGCTCGACCCGGGCCTGCTCGGCGCGGTGCGCTTCGAGCACGCACGCGACGAAGTGGCGCGGGGCGGCGTGGTGCTGATGCCGGTGGCGCCGGCGGTGCCGTTGCCACCGCTCGGGCTCTTCACGCGCCGCGGCGCGGTGGAGCAGATTCCGGTGGTGCAGGAATTCGCCAGAGCGCTGCGCGAGGTGCGCGAGGGCCGCGCCGGGGGGCGGGGGAAGCGTCGCGCCTGA
- a CDS encoding CaiB/BaiF CoA-transferase family protein, whose amino-acid sequence MTATSASHHAARPLAGIRVVDLGQYIAGPGAAMTLAELGADVIKVEPLAGDQARHIGRYGESMVRAYNRGKRSVALDLKHEAGREAALRLMSRADVVIQNLRPGVVDKLGLGPGEVRARFPRIVYLSISGFGSRGPSCERPGYDIAAQAESGLMSVTGEPDRPPQKVGVPIIDAAAAQLGAQAVLAALYGREKSGVGATLETSLLEVALHLQATTWADYLGGAPEPQRIGDGQPHNAPAAEVVPTRDGHIVLSAYAEEHWQRFCRVMGREELARDPRFASNAQRVAHREALRAVLRECLSQRSSEECVALLSGHQIVAGAVRSYAQVLHSPDLAASGLVVEATGAHGTPYRALTLPYRIDDAPRPSPPAAPACGADSEAVLAEAGYRPDEIASLRRDGVVA is encoded by the coding sequence ATGACCGCGACCAGCGCATCGCATCACGCCGCCCGGCCGCTGGCCGGCATTCGCGTGGTCGACCTCGGCCAGTACATCGCCGGCCCCGGTGCCGCCATGACGCTGGCCGAGCTGGGCGCCGACGTCATCAAGGTCGAGCCGCTGGCGGGCGACCAGGCCCGGCACATCGGCCGTTATGGCGAATCGATGGTGCGTGCCTACAACCGCGGCAAGCGCTCGGTGGCCCTCGACCTCAAGCACGAAGCCGGCCGTGAAGCGGCGCTGCGGCTCATGTCGCGCGCCGACGTCGTGATCCAGAACCTGCGCCCCGGCGTGGTCGACAAGCTCGGGCTCGGCCCGGGCGAGGTGCGCGCGCGGTTTCCGCGCATCGTGTACCTGAGCATCTCGGGCTTCGGCAGCCGCGGCCCCTCGTGCGAGCGCCCCGGCTACGACATCGCGGCGCAGGCCGAGAGCGGGCTGATGTCGGTCACCGGCGAACCCGACCGGCCGCCGCAGAAGGTGGGCGTGCCCATCATCGACGCGGCCGCCGCGCAGCTCGGCGCGCAGGCGGTGCTGGCCGCGCTGTACGGGCGCGAGAAAAGCGGCGTCGGCGCCACGCTCGAGACCTCGCTGCTCGAAGTGGCGCTGCACCTGCAGGCCACCACCTGGGCCGACTACCTGGGCGGTGCCCCCGAGCCGCAACGCATCGGCGACGGCCAGCCGCACAACGCGCCCGCCGCCGAGGTGGTGCCCACGCGCGACGGCCACATCGTGCTCTCGGCCTATGCCGAAGAGCACTGGCAGCGCTTCTGCCGCGTGATGGGCCGCGAAGAGCTGGCACGCGACCCGCGCTTCGCCAGCAACGCGCAGCGCGTGGCCCACCGCGAGGCGCTGCGCGCCGTGCTGCGCGAGTGCCTGTCCCAGCGCAGCAGCGAGGAATGCGTGGCGCTGCTGTCGGGCCACCAGATCGTCGCCGGCGCCGTGCGCAGCTACGCCCAGGTGCTGCACAGCCCCGACCTCGCGGCCAGCGGCCTCGTGGTCGAAGCGACCGGAGCGCATGGCACCCCCTACCGCGCGCTCACGCTGCCCTATCGCATCGACGATGCCCCGCGGCCGTCGCCCCCTGCCGCACCGGCCTGCGGTGCCGACAGCGAAGCCGTGCTCGCCGAAGCCGGCTACCGCCCCGACGAGATCGCCTCGCTGCGCCGAGACGGCGTCGTCGCCTGA
- a CDS encoding DUF1254 domain-containing protein codes for MPMTPDPDLRDALIRTLPLFEMMRMRAATTARRHPTLGFASPERGSTLRWVNQFTHTHRKLGPDDREVVSPNNDTVYSNAWLDLSQGPVVIDTPDMGERYWTLGLLDAWTNPFAYVGRRTTGNRRQRTLVHGPSGPGPLPEGGVSQVIAAPGDDVWLIGRVLVDDSPADLDTVRALQAEFSMSRPDGQDAAMRVDTALDGRALDTPDAGLYLSTVEAALRRNPAAADESFAWPLPHDAVAALLPQVFEELRQQQQPHELGGGWALPVAVRTHWGEDVLTRARVARNLIGALGIEEAMYPTAEVDAEGRPLDGAHTYELRFPPGAGPHVGAFWSLTMYRRSDCLFVANPIGRYSIGDRTPGLRREGDGSLAIRVSARDPGPGHNWLPAPYGEAFYVVLRLYQPAAEHLEFRYDYPPMRRLA; via the coding sequence ATGCCCATGACACCCGACCCCGACCTGCGCGATGCGCTCATCCGCACCCTGCCCCTCTTCGAGATGATGCGCATGCGTGCCGCCACGACGGCCCGCCGCCACCCCACGCTTGGCTTTGCCTCGCCCGAGCGCGGCTCCACGTTGCGCTGGGTCAACCAGTTCACGCACACGCACCGCAAGCTGGGGCCGGACGATCGCGAAGTGGTGAGCCCTAACAACGACACCGTCTACAGCAACGCCTGGCTCGACCTCTCGCAAGGCCCGGTGGTGATCGACACGCCCGACATGGGCGAGCGCTACTGGACGCTCGGGCTGCTCGACGCCTGGACCAACCCCTTCGCCTACGTGGGCCGCCGCACCACCGGCAACCGGCGCCAGCGCACGCTGGTGCATGGCCCGTCGGGCCCGGGCCCGCTGCCGGAAGGCGGCGTGTCGCAGGTCATCGCCGCCCCGGGCGACGACGTGTGGCTGATCGGCCGCGTGCTGGTGGACGACAGCCCCGCCGACCTCGACACCGTGCGCGCCCTGCAGGCCGAGTTCAGCATGTCGCGCCCGGACGGCCAAGACGCCGCGATGCGCGTCGACACCGCCCTCGACGGGCGGGCGCTCGACACGCCGGATGCAGGCCTCTACCTCTCGACGGTCGAGGCGGCACTGCGGCGCAACCCGGCTGCGGCCGACGAGTCCTTCGCCTGGCCGCTGCCGCACGACGCCGTGGCGGCGCTGCTGCCGCAGGTGTTCGAAGAATTGCGCCAGCAGCAGCAGCCGCACGAACTCGGCGGCGGCTGGGCGCTGCCGGTGGCGGTGCGCACGCATTGGGGCGAGGACGTGCTCACCCGTGCCCGCGTGGCGCGCAACCTGATCGGCGCACTTGGCATCGAAGAAGCCATGTACCCGACCGCCGAGGTCGATGCCGAAGGCCGCCCGCTCGACGGCGCGCACACCTACGAGCTGCGTTTCCCGCCCGGTGCCGGGCCGCACGTCGGCGCCTTCTGGTCGCTCACGATGTACCGTCGCAGCGACTGCCTTTTCGTCGCCAATCCCATCGGGCGGTATTCCATCGGCGACCGCACGCCCGGGCTGCGGCGCGAGGGCGACGGCAGCCTCGCGATCCGGGTGTCGGCACGCGACCCGGGGCCTGGCCACAACTGGCTGCCGGCGCCCTACGGCGAAGCCTTCTACGTCGTGCTGCGCCTCTACCAGCCGGCCGCCGAGCACCTGGAGTTCCGCTACGACTACCCGCCGATGCGCCGGCTCGCCTGA